A window from Neodiprion fabricii isolate iyNeoFabr1 chromosome 2, iyNeoFabr1.1, whole genome shotgun sequence encodes these proteins:
- the LOC124175073 gene encoding E3 ubiquitin-protein ligase MARCHF3-like isoform X1, which translates to MEVCGSKTDCSDVFEETTSVVFSSPLSCGSYKRTMSSDKQNTTSTYCRICHEGDDGLEELVDPCKCSGSVGLVHASCLEKWLSTSNTDRCEICKYVFTIEKKKKPISESACQWWRSKSINGPRGIGGDAVCFAVLTPLCFIATYLCAIGASAYSRLGYWEGTGLAILCSLLVMTYCLWLAITIRYHYKIWRRWRRQNQDVVLLVKHKINSPDRNNIAQSALGQKSPRHRQDRNNDRGMPERPMPRFIFNVPFNHNDDPMFTLHQQTSLV; encoded by the exons ATGGAGGTCTGTGGCAGTAAAACCGACTGCAGTGACGTATTCGAAGAGACGACGTCCGTTGTCTTCTCATCGCCGTTGTCGTGTGGTTCTTACAAGCGAACAATGTCGTCCGATAAGCAAAATACAACTTCGACGTATTGTAGAATATGTCACGAAG GAGATGACGGCTTAGAGGAGTTGGTGGATCCTTGCAAGTGTAGCGGTTCTGTCGGACTGGTTCACGCTAGCTGTTTAGAGAAATGGTTGTCAACGTCTAACACTGATCGTTGTGAAATCTGTAAATACGTAttcacaattgaaaaaaagaagaaaccaaTTTCCGAG TCAGCCTGCCAATGGTGGCGAAGCAAAAGTATCAATGGGCCGCGAGGGATAGGCGGCGATGCAGTTTGTTTTGCTGTACTGACACCCTTGTGTTTTATCGCCACATATTTATGCGCGATCGGTGCATCCGCATATTCTCGTCTTGGATACTGGGAAGGAACTGGTTTAGCGATTTTGTGCTCGTTACTCGTCATGACTTACTGCCTTTGGCTGGCCATCACTATCAG GTACCATTACAAAATATGGCGACGTTGGCGAAGGCAGAATCAAGACGTGGTACTTTTGGTGAAGCATAAAATCAATTCGCCGGACCGCAACAATATCGCGCAATCCGCACTTGGGCAGAAATCACCACGTCACAGACAGGATAGAAATAACGATAGAGGGATGCCGGAAAGACCGATGCCTAGATTCATTTTCAACGTTCCATTCAATCACAATGATGATCCTATGTTTACCCTGCATCAACAAACGAGCTTAGTTTGA
- the LOC124175073 gene encoding E3 ubiquitin-protein ligase MARCHF3-like isoform X2 — MEVCGSKTDCSDVFEETTSVVFSSPLSCGSYKRTMSSDKQNTTSTYCRICHEDDGLEELVDPCKCSGSVGLVHASCLEKWLSTSNTDRCEICKYVFTIEKKKKPISESACQWWRSKSINGPRGIGGDAVCFAVLTPLCFIATYLCAIGASAYSRLGYWEGTGLAILCSLLVMTYCLWLAITIRYHYKIWRRWRRQNQDVVLLVKHKINSPDRNNIAQSALGQKSPRHRQDRNNDRGMPERPMPRFIFNVPFNHNDDPMFTLHQQTSLV, encoded by the exons ATGGAGGTCTGTGGCAGTAAAACCGACTGCAGTGACGTATTCGAAGAGACGACGTCCGTTGTCTTCTCATCGCCGTTGTCGTGTGGTTCTTACAAGCGAACAATGTCGTCCGATAAGCAAAATACAACTTCGACGTATTGTAGAATATGTCACGAAG ATGACGGCTTAGAGGAGTTGGTGGATCCTTGCAAGTGTAGCGGTTCTGTCGGACTGGTTCACGCTAGCTGTTTAGAGAAATGGTTGTCAACGTCTAACACTGATCGTTGTGAAATCTGTAAATACGTAttcacaattgaaaaaaagaagaaaccaaTTTCCGAG TCAGCCTGCCAATGGTGGCGAAGCAAAAGTATCAATGGGCCGCGAGGGATAGGCGGCGATGCAGTTTGTTTTGCTGTACTGACACCCTTGTGTTTTATCGCCACATATTTATGCGCGATCGGTGCATCCGCATATTCTCGTCTTGGATACTGGGAAGGAACTGGTTTAGCGATTTTGTGCTCGTTACTCGTCATGACTTACTGCCTTTGGCTGGCCATCACTATCAG GTACCATTACAAAATATGGCGACGTTGGCGAAGGCAGAATCAAGACGTGGTACTTTTGGTGAAGCATAAAATCAATTCGCCGGACCGCAACAATATCGCGCAATCCGCACTTGGGCAGAAATCACCACGTCACAGACAGGATAGAAATAACGATAGAGGGATGCCGGAAAGACCGATGCCTAGATTCATTTTCAACGTTCCATTCAATCACAATGATGATCCTATGTTTACCCTGCATCAACAAACGAGCTTAGTTTGA
- the LOC124175069 gene encoding general transcription factor 3C polypeptide 5 isoform X2, whose product MSINGDDSDEERFEDDSDCNINASDYGEEGDSDDSIERSRARAAGRSQEYDGDEDDPNMKKYVGPVLPGGHRFDRKFICIKYPGNVINPEKAIETLGGLASISTAVDTHNRRLELRFRPDDGYRKPACGDRHLTTGFLLRIRVKKKQANDTQETKEPLQTNSRVMEVVNLGTTSQFVNTENVFSEALSKTLKTVVEKESELSRTEIEVKDLLKDLTNQVTTDCNVSVSCESKEIKKVDIREVKPDCSDQAECNESNDQFKSKKNCSLPFDKHKYKDLSRDDNYELPKLKVLGQVDTEFRFKNLCDFQFLPLTPSAVDRGENECIYDSIFPVGLPPYSWLKTKVPYFLPPAAFSRMDNVQLYVPKTGKDALSGSAIGKTRKRRGGFSNFVNFHTRDIPSEPPKGPWRIMWVRLGYDPRKDPAARIYQTLDYRLKAMHGLESTVKCKRSYSNYILPYKLAPASKSKTTILSATIPEENRKKKEKHLRKNVYIYEEGTVPPSRQMFYQYCDVHVPEIQEMLEKLPNPSPETKCHEKMGWLPVGFDDHCREIINKQLRGVLRKRMNIPEDHPTTLPSRRGKLKFRRFKKQRAQKSHVVNSDSSSIHMKVLPDRSDEESEDRNNCSVPSTSQQDS is encoded by the exons ATGAGTATAAACGGTGATGATAGTGACGAGGAGCGTTTCGAAGATGATAGCGACTGCAATATTAACGCTAGTGATTACGGCGAGGAGGGTGACAGTGATGATTCGATTGAACGAAGCCGAGCACGTGCTGCAGGAAGA TCTCAAGAATACGACGGAGATGAGGATGACCCAAACATGAAGAAATACGTTGGACCTGTTCTTCCAGGGGGCCACAGATTCGATAGAAAATTTATATGCATCAAATATCCAGGCAATGTGATTAATCCAGAGAAAGCTATCGAGACTCTGGGTGGATTAGCGTCTATTTCAACG GCTGTCGATACTCACAATCGAAGACTCGAGCTTAGGTTTAGGCCTGATGATGGTTATCGCAAACCAGCTTGCGGTGACCGGCATTTGACTACTGGGTTTTTGCTGAGAATcagagtgaagaaaaaacaggCAAATGATACTCAAGAGACTAAGGAACCTCTGCAAACAAACTCACGAGTAATGGAAGTTGTGAATTTGGGAACCACCAGTCAATTTGTGAACACCGAGAACGTTTTTTCTGAAGCATTGAGCAAGACTTTGAAAACAGTTGTGGAAAAGGAATCTGAGCTTTCAAGGACAGAGATAGAGGttaaagatttattaaaagaCTTGACGAATCAAGTAACAACGGATTGTAACGTTAGTGTAAGCTGCGAAAGTAAAGAGATAAAGAAAGTCGATATCAGAGAAGTAAAACCGGATTGTTCTGATCAGGCTGAATGCAACGAAAGTAACGATCAGTTCAAGTCCAAGAAAAACTGTTCTCTGCCGTTTGATAAGCATAAATACAAAGATTTATCCAGAGATGATAACTACGAGCTGccaaaattgaaagttttgGGTCAAGTTGATACCGAATTTAGATTCAAGA ATCTCTGCGATTTTCAGTTCCTACCATTAACACCAAGCGCAGTAGATCGTGGCGAGAATGAATGCATATACGATTCCATATTCCCAGTTGGTCTGCCACCATACAGTTGGCTGAAAACTAAGGTCCCGTACTTTTTGCCACCTGCTGCTTTTAGCCGAATGGACAATGTCCAGTTGTATGTACCAAAAACGGGAAAAGATGCATTATCAGGAAGCGCGATAGGTAAAACGCGAAAGAGGCGAGGAGGGTTCTCTAATTTCGTAAACTTCCATACACGAGATATTCCATCAGAGCCGCCGAAGG GTCCTTGGCGAATTATGTGGGTCAGACTTGGATATGATCCTAGAAAAGATCCAGCCGCAAGAATATATCAGACGTTGGATTACAGGCTTAAAGCGATGC ACGGATTGGAGTCGACGGTCAAGTGTAAACGTAGTTATTCAAACTACATCTTACCTTACAAACTTGCACCGGCTTCCAAGTCGAAGACAACTATTCTCTCTGCAACTATACCGGAAgagaatagaaagaaaaaagaaaagcatcTCCGCAAGAACGTTTATATCTATGAAGAGGGAACTGTACCTCCTTCCAGACAAATGTTTTATCAG TACTGCGATGTTCATGTCCCAGAAATCCAGGAGATGTTGGAAAAGTTGCCTAATCCTTCACCAGAAACAAAGTGTCACGAAAAAATGGGGTGGCTACCAGTAGGATTTGATGATCACTGTAGAGAAATCATAAATAAACAACTCAGAGGTGTGctgagaaaaagaatgaatattCCAGAAGATC accCGACAACGTTGCCTAGCAGGCGTGGGAAGCTAAAATTCAGACGATTTAAAAAGCAACGAGCGCAGAAAAGCCACGTAGTTAATTCCGATTCCTCCTCGATTCATATGAAAGTGCTTCCCGACAGATCTGACGAGGAGTCAGAAGATAGAAATAACTGCAGTGTGCCAAGCACGAGTCAGCAGGATTCATAA
- the LOC124175069 gene encoding general transcription factor 3C polypeptide 5 isoform X1, with protein MSINGDDSDEERFEDDSDCNINASDYGEEGDSDDSIERSRARAAGRSQEYDGDEDDPNMKKYVGPVLPGGHRFDRKFICIKYPGNVINPEKAIETLGGLASISTAVDTHNRRLELRFRPDDGYRKPACGDRHLTTGFLLRIRVKKKQANDTQETKEPLQTNSRVMEVVNLGTTSQFVNTENVFSEALSKTLKTVVEKESELSRTEIEVKDLLKDLTNQVTTDCNVSVSCESKEIKKVDIREVKPDCSDQAECNESNDQFKSKKNCSLPFDKHKYKDLSRDDNYELPKLKVLGQVDTEFRFKNLCDFQFLPLTPSAVDRGENECIYDSIFPVGLPPYSWLKTKVPYFLPPAAFSRMDNVQLYVPKTGKDALSGSAIGKTRKRRGGFSNFVNFHTRDIPSEPPKGIENAMRVKFLQNYHLERVKKFFEQRPIWSKNALMYETKFTGEHLKVMLPSVAYYFISGPWRIMWVRLGYDPRKDPAARIYQTLDYRLKAMHGLESTVKCKRSYSNYILPYKLAPASKSKTTILSATIPEENRKKKEKHLRKNVYIYEEGTVPPSRQMFYQYCDVHVPEIQEMLEKLPNPSPETKCHEKMGWLPVGFDDHCREIINKQLRGVLRKRMNIPEDHPTTLPSRRGKLKFRRFKKQRAQKSHVVNSDSSSIHMKVLPDRSDEESEDRNNCSVPSTSQQDS; from the exons ATGAGTATAAACGGTGATGATAGTGACGAGGAGCGTTTCGAAGATGATAGCGACTGCAATATTAACGCTAGTGATTACGGCGAGGAGGGTGACAGTGATGATTCGATTGAACGAAGCCGAGCACGTGCTGCAGGAAGA TCTCAAGAATACGACGGAGATGAGGATGACCCAAACATGAAGAAATACGTTGGACCTGTTCTTCCAGGGGGCCACAGATTCGATAGAAAATTTATATGCATCAAATATCCAGGCAATGTGATTAATCCAGAGAAAGCTATCGAGACTCTGGGTGGATTAGCGTCTATTTCAACG GCTGTCGATACTCACAATCGAAGACTCGAGCTTAGGTTTAGGCCTGATGATGGTTATCGCAAACCAGCTTGCGGTGACCGGCATTTGACTACTGGGTTTTTGCTGAGAATcagagtgaagaaaaaacaggCAAATGATACTCAAGAGACTAAGGAACCTCTGCAAACAAACTCACGAGTAATGGAAGTTGTGAATTTGGGAACCACCAGTCAATTTGTGAACACCGAGAACGTTTTTTCTGAAGCATTGAGCAAGACTTTGAAAACAGTTGTGGAAAAGGAATCTGAGCTTTCAAGGACAGAGATAGAGGttaaagatttattaaaagaCTTGACGAATCAAGTAACAACGGATTGTAACGTTAGTGTAAGCTGCGAAAGTAAAGAGATAAAGAAAGTCGATATCAGAGAAGTAAAACCGGATTGTTCTGATCAGGCTGAATGCAACGAAAGTAACGATCAGTTCAAGTCCAAGAAAAACTGTTCTCTGCCGTTTGATAAGCATAAATACAAAGATTTATCCAGAGATGATAACTACGAGCTGccaaaattgaaagttttgGGTCAAGTTGATACCGAATTTAGATTCAAGA ATCTCTGCGATTTTCAGTTCCTACCATTAACACCAAGCGCAGTAGATCGTGGCGAGAATGAATGCATATACGATTCCATATTCCCAGTTGGTCTGCCACCATACAGTTGGCTGAAAACTAAGGTCCCGTACTTTTTGCCACCTGCTGCTTTTAGCCGAATGGACAATGTCCAGTTGTATGTACCAAAAACGGGAAAAGATGCATTATCAGGAAGCGCGATAGGTAAAACGCGAAAGAGGCGAGGAGGGTTCTCTAATTTCGTAAACTTCCATACACGAGATATTCCATCAGAGCCGCCGAAGGGTATAGAAAACGCtatgagagtgaaatttcttcaaaactaTCACTTGgaaagggtgaaaaagttttttgaacAAAGACCGATATGGTCAAAGAACGCTCTAATGTACGAAACAAAATTCACGGGAGAACACTTGAAAGTTATGCTGCCTTCTGTAGCTTATTACTTTATCTCAGGTCCTTGGCGAATTATGTGGGTCAGACTTGGATATGATCCTAGAAAAGATCCAGCCGCAAGAATATATCAGACGTTGGATTACAGGCTTAAAGCGATGC ACGGATTGGAGTCGACGGTCAAGTGTAAACGTAGTTATTCAAACTACATCTTACCTTACAAACTTGCACCGGCTTCCAAGTCGAAGACAACTATTCTCTCTGCAACTATACCGGAAgagaatagaaagaaaaaagaaaagcatcTCCGCAAGAACGTTTATATCTATGAAGAGGGAACTGTACCTCCTTCCAGACAAATGTTTTATCAG TACTGCGATGTTCATGTCCCAGAAATCCAGGAGATGTTGGAAAAGTTGCCTAATCCTTCACCAGAAACAAAGTGTCACGAAAAAATGGGGTGGCTACCAGTAGGATTTGATGATCACTGTAGAGAAATCATAAATAAACAACTCAGAGGTGTGctgagaaaaagaatgaatattCCAGAAGATC accCGACAACGTTGCCTAGCAGGCGTGGGAAGCTAAAATTCAGACGATTTAAAAAGCAACGAGCGCAGAAAAGCCACGTAGTTAATTCCGATTCCTCCTCGATTCATATGAAAGTGCTTCCCGACAGATCTGACGAGGAGTCAGAAGATAGAAATAACTGCAGTGTGCCAAGCACGAGTCAGCAGGATTCATAA
- the LOC124175072 gene encoding transcription initiation factor IIB produces the protein MASSSRNDTNKVCCYAHPDAPLIEDYRAGDQICSECGLVVGDRVIDVGSEWRTFSNEKAGVDPSRVGGPENPLLNGSDLSTMIGPGTGAASFDAFGASKYQNRRTMSSSDRTLINAFREINGMADRINLPKTIVDRANNLFKQVHDGKNLKGRSNDAIASACLYIACRQEGVPRTFKEICAVSKISKKEIGRCFKLILKALETSVDLITTGDFMSRFCSNLGLPNMVQRAATHIARKAVEIDIVPGRSPISVAAAAIYMASQASEDKKSQKEIGDIAGVADVTIRQSYKLMYQHAAKLFPEDFKFATPIDQLPQM, from the exons ATGGCGAGTTCGTCAAG AAATGACACAAACAAGGTATGCTGCTATGCTCATCCAGACGCCCCGCTCATTGAGGATTATCGTGCAGGGGACCAGATTTGTTCCGAATGTGGGCTGGTTGTGGGAGACAG AGTTATAGATGTTGGTTCCGAGTGGCGGACATTCAGCAACGAAAAAGCTGGGGTTGATCCCTCTCGAGTTGGTGGACCTGAAAATCCACTTCTCAATGGCTCAGACTTGTCCACAATGATTGGTCCAGGAACTGGAGCTGCTTCGTTCGATGCTTTTGGGGCTTCAAAGTACCAGAATCGTCGCACG ATGAGCAGCTCCGACAGGACTCTGATAAATGCTTTTCGTGAAATAAACGGCATGGCGGACCGCATCAATCTTCCTAAAACCATTGTCGATAGGGCAAATAACCTTTTCAAACAGGTGCATGATGGGAAAAATCTGAAAGGCAGATCAAATGACGCAATCGCATCAGCCTGTCTCTACATTGCATGTCGACAAGAGGGGGTACCGAGAACGTTTAAGGAGATTTGTGCTGTGAGCAAGATCAGCAAGAAAGAAATCGGCAGGTGTTTCAAACTGATTCTTAAGGCGCTTGAAACGAGTGTCGATCTCATAACAACTGGCGACTTCATGTCAAGATTTTGCTCTAACTTGGGACTACCCAACATGGTGCAGAGGGCCGCTACTCACATAGCTAGAAAAGCAGTTGAAATTGATATCGTGCCTGGAAGATCTCCTATATCCGTGGCTGCTGCAGCTATTTACATGGCATCACag GCATCCGAAGACAAAAAATCGCAGAAAGAGATTGGCGACATTGCTGGTGTTGCTGATGTCACGATCAGGCAATCTTATAAGCTGATGTACCAGCATGCAGCTAAGCTTTTCCCTGAGGACTTTAAATTTGCAACACCCATCGATCAACTGCCTCAAATGTAA
- the LOC124175074 gene encoding uncharacterized protein LOC124175074, with translation MARCNTLSDRRAIFFTLFEDRIRREFQTQSADTMSTIVTAVSHILLPIPERPSILLCLASSDAKETGARIVRGIASAVMSAFQKPSYNVDKVTLNCSEYASTAEFWKFYEDTSERMRRDKVVVLKDFEKINAQVATALCHLADDTYAPFPQSIIIACLDIGNRFDSSNLKRQAPVTLAETFLEEKWEYFLDRVALTELLGRLTGRAVLIEREIPLRRRPGSLPSITGYLGPPPKLRRRRQIARSEMHI, from the exons ATGGCTAGATGCAACACTTTGAGCGACAGACGAgccatttttttcactctcttcgAGGACCGCATcag ACGTGAATTTCAAACTCAATCCGCGGATACAATGTCGACGATCGTCACTGCCGTTTCCCACATTTTGCTACCAATCCCAGAGAGGCCCTCGATTCTTCTCTGTCTCGCGTCTTCCGACGCGAAGGAAACTGGGGCCAGAATCGTGAGGGGAATTGCTTCGGCAGTGATGTCGGCTTTCCAGAAGCCGAGTTACAACGTCGACAAAGTGACGCTTAATTGTTCaga ATATGCAAGCACCGCCGagttttggaaattttatgaGGATACAAGCGAGCGTATGAGGCGAGATAAGGTCGTCGTGCTTaaagatttcgaaaaaatcaacGCTCAAGTAGCAACCGCCCTTTGCCACCTGGCAGATGATACTTACGCTCCTTTTCCACAG TCCATCATAATCGCCTGTTTGGATATCGGGAATCGATTCGATTCCAGCAACTTGAAACGACAGGCGCCTGTTACCCTGGCTGAAACTTTCCTAGAAGAAAA GTGGGAGTATTTCCTCGATCGGGTAGCTTTGACGGAGCTTCTTGGACGTTTGACTGGCAGGGCCGTTTTAATCGAGCGAGAAATACCGCTGCGTAGGCGGCCGGGTTCTTTGCCTTCGATCACAGG GTATTTGGGACCACCACCGAAGCTGCGAAGGCGTCGACAAATCGCGAGAAGTGAGATGCATAtctga
- the LOC124175071 gene encoding uricase codes for MSRFGSLADQSLGLMNCRRSDPPRLASSRLSDEVSSSGPITEVQPNLSATRDAGREKYQLGSYGYGKNHVKLLYVHRDGSHHEIREYEVDTHLRLSTQKDYLEGDNEDIIATDSQKNTVYLLAKKHGVQTPEEFGILVCAHFLYTYRHVAEVNVNVEEYPWQRHHVDGEPHNHAFVFTPTATRYCQVTQLRNESPRIRGGLKNLRVLKTTQSSFTDFIQDEYRTLPDMNDRIFSTEVTASWDFSTASGVDFDRVWRTVKNCILSNFAGPPESGIYSPSVQNTLYLTEKCILDQVDQIYSIEMRMPNKHYFTLDLSKFPKLVQGENQEVYLPVDKPSGIIYAQLDRKAVVSKL; via the exons ATGAGCAGATTCGGATCACTGGCGGATCAGTCCCTGGGACTGATGAACTGCCGAAGATCAGACCCGCCACGTCTAGCGTCTTCGCGACTATCCGACGAGGTTTCATCGTCGGGACCGATTACGGAAGTGCAGCCGAACCTGAGCGCGACCCGCGATGCGGGTCGGGAAAAGTACCAGCTCGGATCTTACGGGTACGGTAAAAACCACGTGAAGCTCCTCTACGTGCACCGTGATGGCTCACATCACGAAATCCGCGAGTACGAGGTCGACACGCACCTCAGGCTCTCGACCCAGAAGGACTACCTCGAGGGTGATAACGAGGACATCATAGCCACGGACAGCCAGAAAAACACCGTATATCTCCTGGCGAAAAAACACGGCGTTCAGACGCCCGAGGAATTCGGAATACTAGTCTGCGCCCACTTCCTCTACACCTATCGTCACGTCGCCGAGGTCAACGTCAACGTCGAGGAGTATCCGTGGCAGCGTCACCACGTCGACGGCGAGCCCCATAACCACGCCTTCGTCTTCACCCCGACAGCCACGAGGTACTGCCAAGTGACCCAGCTCCGCAACG AATCGCCGAGGATTCGTGGAGGGCTAAAAAATCTGCGCGTATTAAAAACAACCCAGAGCTCGTTCACCGATTTCATTCAAGACGAGTACCGAACCTTACCTGATATGAATGACCGCATATTCAGCACCGAGGTAACCGCATCTTGGGATTTCTCAACGGCATCCGGGGTGGATTTTGACAGGGTGTGGAGGACAGTCAAGAACTGCATTCTCAGCAATTTTGCCGGACCCCCGGAATCCGGAATCTATTCGCCGAGTGTGCAGAACACCCTGTACCTTACGGAAAAATGCATCTTGGACCAAGTTGACCAG ATCTACAGCATCGAAATGAGGATGCCGAACAAGCATTACTTCACCCTCGACTTGAGCAAGTTCCCGAAGCTGGTCCAGGGCGAGAATCAAGAGGTTTACTTGCCGGTAGACAAGCCTTCCGGCATAATTTATGCGCAACTTGACAGGAAAGCGGTAGTCTCGAAATTATAA